One window from the genome of [Mycobacterium] stephanolepidis encodes:
- the dnaA gene encoding chromosomal replication initiator protein DnaA — protein MTDELNSQFTAVWNTVVAELNGDDNQYLSSFPPLTPQQRAWLTLVKPLTMAEGFALLSVPSSFVQNEIERHLRGPIVEALSRRLGENVELGVRIAAPAPGEDLEVAGAAPELELDEVDETTEALASAHESWPSYFINRPGGADKAETPDTSLNARYTFESFVIGASNRFSHAAAVAVSEAPARAYNPLFIWGESGLGKTHLLHAAGNYAQRLFPGMRVKYVSTEEFTNDFINSLRDDRRVAFKRSYRDIDVLLVDDIQFIEGKEGIQEEFFHTFNTLHNANKQIVISSDRPPKGLATLEDRLRTRFEWGLITDVQPPELETRIAILRKKAQMDRLDVPDDVLELIASRIERNIRELEGALIRVTAFASLNKSPIELSLAEIVLRDLIPDSNSIQISAATIMAVTAEYFDTTVEELRGPGKTRALAQARQIAMYLCRELTDLSLPKIGQTFGRDHTTVMYADKKVRGEMAQRREVFDHVKELTARIRQRSRH, from the coding sequence TTGACTGATGAACTGAATTCCCAGTTCACGGCGGTATGGAATACCGTCGTCGCAGAGCTCAATGGTGACGACAACCAATATTTGTCGAGTTTTCCGCCACTGACGCCTCAGCAGCGCGCCTGGCTCACATTGGTCAAACCACTCACCATGGCCGAGGGTTTCGCCCTGCTTTCCGTGCCGTCCAGCTTCGTGCAGAACGAGATTGAGCGGCACCTGCGCGGACCGATTGTGGAGGCCCTTTCCCGTCGCCTCGGCGAGAACGTCGAGCTGGGTGTACGGATCGCGGCACCGGCTCCTGGCGAAGATTTAGAAGTCGCCGGCGCCGCGCCCGAACTCGAGCTCGACGAGGTCGATGAGACCACCGAGGCACTTGCTAGCGCACACGAATCGTGGCCGTCGTACTTCATCAACCGTCCGGGCGGAGCCGACAAGGCGGAGACCCCCGATACGAGCCTCAATGCGCGCTATACGTTCGAATCTTTCGTCATCGGCGCGTCCAACCGCTTCTCGCACGCGGCCGCCGTCGCGGTGTCCGAAGCTCCCGCCCGGGCCTACAACCCGTTGTTCATCTGGGGCGAATCCGGGCTGGGTAAGACGCATCTGCTGCACGCCGCCGGGAACTATGCCCAGCGCTTGTTTCCCGGTATGCGCGTCAAGTACGTCTCTACCGAAGAGTTCACCAACGACTTCATCAATTCTTTGCGCGATGACCGTCGCGTCGCGTTCAAACGCAGCTACCGCGACATCGATGTTCTCCTCGTCGACGACATTCAGTTCATCGAGGGCAAGGAAGGTATCCAGGAAGAGTTCTTCCACACCTTCAACACCCTGCACAACGCCAACAAGCAGATCGTGATCTCGTCCGACCGGCCGCCGAAGGGCCTGGCCACTCTTGAAGACCGGCTGCGCACCCGCTTTGAGTGGGGCCTCATCACCGATGTTCAGCCCCCGGAACTGGAAACCCGGATCGCGATCCTGCGCAAGAAGGCGCAGATGGATCGGCTGGACGTCCCCGATGACGTCTTGGAGCTCATCGCAAGTCGGATCGAACGCAATATTCGTGAACTCGAGGGTGCGCTCATCCGGGTGACCGCATTCGCCTCGCTGAACAAGTCCCCCATCGAGTTGTCGCTGGCCGAAATCGTGCTGCGCGACCTCATCCCCGACTCAAACTCCATCCAGATCAGCGCTGCCACGATCATGGCGGTCACCGCGGAGTACTTCGATACCACCGTGGAAGAACTTCGTGGGCCCGGCAAGACACGTGCACTGGCCCAGGCACGCCAGATCGCCATGTACCTCTGCCGCGAACTCACGGACCTCTCGCTGCCCAAGATCGGCCAGACGTTCGGACGTGACCACACCACCGTCATGTATGCCGACAAGAAGGTTCGCGGCGAAATGGCTCAGCGGCGTGAGGTTTTCGATCACGTCAAGGAGCTCACGGCCCGGATCCGCCAGCGCTCCCGGCACTAA